In Pirellulales bacterium, the genomic window GCCCAGCGTTGCTGGCAACGGCATTGTTAGCGTCGGGACAGCTGCCACAGGGCTCTGATCTTGCTCATTGACGGGTATGCTGATAGCGTACCGCCCCCGGCGCAGGCCACGTTGCCCGCGCGCCGCAACCGTCGAGGTAGCGAAGATGAGTCGGGTGCTGGTCCTCTTGCTGTCGTTCGTGGCCTTGGCCGTGACTAACCGCGGCAGCGCCGTCGCCGAGGAGCCGCAGGCCAAGTCGCGCTGGCCAATTCTGAGGGCGAACTTCCTGGCCGATCCCCCCAATGTCGTTGCGCCCACACGCGGTGGCACGCAGCTATGGGGAGACGAGATCGTCTGCGGCCAGTGGCGCATTCAGCGGAACGTAGTTACCGCCCATTGCCGATTGCTCGATCCCGATGACGTGCGACATGCCTGGGGAACTTTGGCGGTCTGCCTGCGGCATCTCGACGATCTAAAGAAACAGGGCAAGATCCCCCCCGTGCGCCCCGCGGTGGTGATCGTGCTGCACGGGCTCGTCGGCAGCCGTCAGCAGATGAGTCCGCTGGCGAACTATCTGCAAGATCGCGGCAACTGGTCCGTCGTCAGCATCACCTATCCTAGCACGCGCGCGTCGGTGGCCGATCATGCCGCCGCGTTGCGGGCGATCGTGGCCCATCTCGACGGCGTACACGAGATCCATTTCGTGGCCCATAGCCTGGGCAACCTCGTGGTGCGCCATTACCTGGCCGATCACGCGGCCGACCATCAGGGGCGCATCGATCCGCGCATTCGACGCTTCGTCATGCTGGGACCGCCGAATCACGGTTCGGAGCTTGCCAATACGCTCGGAGACAACGTGATCTTTGACAGCACGCTGGGTGCTT contains:
- a CDS encoding alpha/beta fold hydrolase, translated to MSRVLVLLLSFVALAVTNRGSAVAEEPQAKSRWPILRANFLADPPNVVAPTRGGTQLWGDEIVCGQWRIQRNVVTAHCRLLDPDDVRHAWGTLAVCLRHLDDLKKQGKIPPVRPAVVIVLHGLVGSRQQMSPLANYLQDRGNWSVVSITYPSTRASVADHAAALRAIVAHLDGVHEIHFVAHSLGNLVVRHYLADHAADHQGRIDPRIRRFVMLGPPNHGSELANTLGDNVIFDSTLGASAQQLAHRWRELEPHLATPPCEFGIIAGGKGNDLGFNPLLPGDDDGTVRVAETRLAGASDFTLVDSLHSSLMTNPIVQEQTQRYLRTGAFEAQGPRHPIRAND